A window from Brucella sp. BE17 encodes these proteins:
- the glmM gene encoding phosphoglucosamine mutase, protein MTRKYFGTDGIRGQANSFPMTPDIAMKVGMAVGHIFRNSGQTSRVVIGKDTRRSGYMLENALVAGFTAAGMDVFLLGPIPTPAVAMLCRSLRADIGVMISASHNPFYDNGIKLFGPDGFKLSDALEQEIERRIEGDLSSLLASHGAIGKAKRVDGDIYRYIEFAKRTLPRNISLAGLRIVIDCANGAGYKVAPAALWELGAEVITINDEPNGININEDCGSTHPIGLMKKVHEVRADVGIALDGDADRVLLVDETGTVIDGDQLMAVIAESWAKSDRLTGGGIVATIMSNLGLERFLADHHLTLARTKVGDRYVVEHMREHGFNVGGEQSGHIVLSDFATTGDGLISALQILAVVQEIGKPLSEVCRRFEPVPQLLKNVRTSGGKPLENKNVKSAIDEAQERLGKQGRLVIRPSGTEPLIRVMAEGDDRALVEKVVNDIVDVISSIRTAA, encoded by the coding sequence ATGACACGGAAATATTTTGGAACCGACGGTATTCGCGGGCAGGCGAACAGTTTTCCCATGACGCCAGATATTGCCATGAAGGTCGGTATGGCCGTCGGTCATATTTTCCGTAATTCAGGCCAGACCTCGCGTGTGGTGATTGGCAAGGATACACGCCGTTCGGGCTATATGCTTGAAAACGCACTTGTCGCGGGTTTTACAGCTGCTGGTATGGACGTTTTTTTGCTAGGACCCATTCCGACGCCCGCTGTCGCGATGCTTTGCCGCTCCTTGCGCGCCGATATCGGCGTGATGATTTCGGCGTCACATAATCCGTTCTACGATAATGGCATCAAATTGTTTGGTCCTGATGGTTTCAAGCTCTCCGATGCGCTTGAACAGGAAATCGAACGGCGGATCGAAGGCGATCTGTCGTCGCTGCTGGCAAGCCATGGTGCAATCGGCAAGGCCAAGCGCGTTGACGGTGATATTTATCGCTATATCGAATTCGCCAAGCGCACACTGCCACGAAATATATCACTGGCGGGCCTCAGGATCGTGATCGACTGTGCAAATGGGGCGGGCTACAAGGTGGCGCCCGCAGCCCTTTGGGAATTGGGTGCGGAAGTTATCACCATTAACGACGAGCCGAACGGTATCAATATCAATGAGGATTGCGGCTCAACCCATCCGATTGGCCTCATGAAAAAGGTGCATGAAGTGCGCGCCGATGTCGGTATCGCACTGGACGGCGATGCGGACCGTGTGCTGCTGGTCGATGAAACGGGAACCGTGATTGATGGCGACCAGTTGATGGCGGTGATTGCCGAATCCTGGGCAAAGTCGGATCGTCTGACGGGTGGTGGTATCGTTGCAACCATCATGTCCAATCTTGGCCTTGAACGTTTTCTGGCTGATCATCACCTGACACTTGCCCGCACCAAAGTCGGCGACCGCTATGTTGTCGAGCACATGCGTGAGCATGGTTTCAATGTCGGCGGTGAACAATCCGGCCATATCGTGCTGTCGGATTTTGCCACGACAGGCGACGGATTGATCTCTGCCTTGCAGATTTTGGCCGTCGTGCAGGAAATTGGAAAGCCGCTGAGTGAAGTCTGTCGGCGTTTCGAGCCGGTGCCGCAGCTTTTGAAAAACGTTCGTACCAGTGGCGGTAAGCCGCTTGAAAACAAGAACGTCAAGAGCGCCATCGACGAGGCGCAGGAGCGTCTGGGTAAGCAAGGACGGCTGGTCATTCGCCCTTCGGGGACTGAACCGCTCATCCGCGTCATGGCCGAGGGCGATGATCGGGCACTGGTGGAGAAGGTCGTTAACGATATCGTGGATGTGATCTCGTCGATACGCACCGCTGCCTGA
- the ftsH gene encoding ATP-dependent zinc metalloprotease FtsH, whose product MNPNYRNFALWAIIALLLIALFNLFQSPGQRANSREVSYSQFIDDVSNGRVKSVTITGERISGTYADNGSTFQTYSPGDTGLVSRLEEKKIAITARPESDGSSSLIGILLSWLPMILILGVWIFFMRQMQGGSRGAMGFGKSKAKLLTEAHGRVTFQDVAGVEEAKQDLEEIVEFLRDPQKFQRLGGKIPRGVLLVGPPGTGKTLLARSVAGEANVPFFTISGSDFVEMFVGVGASRVRDMFEQAKKNAPCIIFIDEIDAVGRHRGAGLGGGNDEREQTLNQLLVEMDGFEANESIILIAATNRPDVLDPALLRPGRFDRQVVVPNPDIVGREQILKVHVRNVPLAPNVDLRVVARGTPGFSGADLANLVNEAALMAARRNKRIVTMQEFEDAKDKIMMGAERRSAMTQEEKANTAYHEAGHAIVAINVPKSDPVHKATIIPRGRALGMVMQLPEGDRYSASYTWMVSRLAIMMGGRVAEELKFGKENITSGASSDIQQATKLARSMVTQWGFSDKLGRVAYGDNQEEVFLGHSVSRTQNVSEETAQIIDAEVRRLIDEAYAEATRVLTEKKDDWIALAEGLLEYETLSGDEIKELIAGNKPSRDQGNDTPSRGSGVPKAGKPRKRKTGDQGGEPGMEPNPQPQ is encoded by the coding sequence ATGAATCCGAACTATCGCAACTTCGCCCTATGGGCGATCATTGCCCTGCTCCTGATCGCGCTGTTCAACCTGTTCCAGAGTCCGGGGCAGCGCGCTAATTCCCGCGAAGTCTCCTATTCGCAGTTTATTGACGACGTATCGAACGGTCGCGTGAAATCGGTGACGATCACCGGGGAGCGGATCAGCGGCACCTATGCCGATAACGGATCGACGTTCCAGACCTATTCACCCGGCGATACCGGCCTCGTGTCGCGGCTTGAAGAGAAAAAGATCGCCATCACCGCACGCCCTGAAAGCGACGGTTCGAGTTCGCTGATCGGCATTCTACTTTCATGGCTGCCGATGATCCTGATTCTGGGTGTGTGGATTTTCTTCATGCGTCAGATGCAGGGTGGTTCGCGTGGTGCCATGGGCTTTGGCAAGTCCAAGGCCAAGCTTTTGACCGAAGCGCATGGCCGTGTGACGTTTCAGGATGTTGCGGGCGTAGAGGAAGCCAAGCAAGATTTGGAAGAAATCGTCGAATTCCTGCGCGATCCGCAGAAATTCCAGCGTCTGGGTGGCAAGATTCCGCGTGGCGTTCTGCTCGTAGGCCCTCCCGGAACCGGTAAGACGCTTCTTGCGCGTTCAGTCGCGGGCGAAGCCAATGTGCCTTTCTTCACTATTTCCGGCTCGGATTTCGTGGAAATGTTCGTCGGTGTCGGCGCCAGTCGTGTGCGCGACATGTTTGAACAGGCCAAGAAGAACGCGCCTTGCATCATCTTCATTGATGAAATCGATGCCGTGGGTCGTCATCGTGGTGCCGGTCTTGGCGGTGGCAATGACGAGCGCGAACAGACACTCAACCAGCTGCTGGTCGAGATGGATGGGTTCGAGGCCAATGAATCGATCATTCTGATCGCAGCCACCAACCGTCCTGACGTTCTCGATCCTGCGCTCTTGCGTCCAGGCCGTTTCGACCGTCAGGTTGTGGTGCCGAATCCGGATATCGTTGGTCGCGAACAGATCCTCAAAGTGCATGTGCGCAATGTGCCACTCGCTCCCAATGTCGACCTCAGGGTTGTCGCACGCGGCACACCGGGGTTCTCCGGTGCCGATCTTGCCAATCTCGTCAATGAGGCGGCCCTTATGGCAGCACGTCGCAACAAGCGCATCGTTACCATGCAGGAGTTCGAAGACGCCAAGGACAAGATTATGATGGGTGCGGAACGCCGCTCCGCCATGACGCAGGAAGAAAAGGCCAATACGGCCTATCACGAAGCAGGTCACGCGATTGTTGCGATCAATGTGCCGAAATCTGATCCTGTCCATAAGGCGACGATCATTCCGCGTGGTCGTGCGCTCGGCATGGTGATGCAGCTTCCAGAGGGCGATCGTTATTCCGCCTCTTACACCTGGATGGTTTCGCGCCTTGCGATCATGATGGGCGGTCGTGTTGCGGAGGAGCTGAAATTTGGCAAGGAGAACATAACCTCCGGTGCATCCTCTGATATTCAGCAGGCGACCAAGCTTGCGCGTTCCATGGTTACGCAGTGGGGCTTTTCCGACAAGCTCGGTCGCGTCGCCTATGGTGATAATCAGGAAGAGGTTTTCCTTGGCCATTCCGTTTCTCGTACGCAGAATGTGTCGGAAGAAACCGCACAGATCATCGATGCCGAAGTGCGTCGCCTGATCGACGAGGCTTACGCCGAAGCAACCCGCGTCCTGACCGAGAAGAAGGATGACTGGATTGCGTTGGCAGAGGGCCTTCTGGAATATGAAACGTTGAGCGGCGACGAAATCAAGGAGCTGATTGCAGGCAATAAGCCTTCCCGCGATCAGGGCAATGATACGCCTTCACGTGGTTCAGGTGTTCCCAAAGCCGGTAAGCCGCGCAAGCGCAAGACTGGTGATCAGGGTGGTGAGCCCGGTATGGAGCCCAATCCGCAGCCGCAATAA
- the tilS gene encoding tRNA lysidine(34) synthetase TilS yields MGLSPIDIFQPFEMEGAKAIIAAVSGGSDSLAMLFLLKDYLASLEHPPSLIAVTVDHRLREESTREAENVGVLCDKHGIAHRIVTWNDPKPSKGLLAGARNARYRLLMEAAREAGAQIIVTGHTQDDQIETFLMRKERSHHAEARGLAAMAARSWLEGMRLEDSAELIRPLLSVSRQALREVLQKKAISWIDDPSNSNTDYERPRVRLGGAAKADGQIVLAQIALARAARKRDNAALVAALADPNSLRIDDCGAMEIDPAIYAALPETVQALFSGVVTSVAGGRRFLPGHAERLRIARLLAGEGKTEKLTMLGALIAQGKADLPHRFGRERRNLPVNPLNADKTCIWDGRFRLRNTGKISYEVAAPGRQVIADFLSAHGGEALGSRQREALLVLPALFKNDKLAALPFWPLSGIPEGVTIERHFALFDHVLPGYDFALAAAVEERIGRECGPIV; encoded by the coding sequence GTGGGGCTTTCCCCGATAGATATTTTCCAGCCATTCGAAATGGAAGGCGCGAAAGCGATTATTGCTGCGGTATCCGGCGGCAGTGATTCGCTGGCGATGCTGTTCTTGTTGAAGGACTATCTGGCAAGTCTGGAACATCCGCCTTCGCTTATAGCTGTGACGGTGGACCATCGCCTGCGCGAGGAATCAACGCGCGAGGCGGAAAATGTGGGTGTCCTGTGCGATAAGCATGGCATCGCTCACCGGATCGTCACCTGGAACGATCCCAAGCCCTCAAAGGGACTCTTGGCTGGCGCGCGCAATGCACGATATCGCCTGCTGATGGAGGCAGCACGCGAGGCTGGCGCACAAATCATTGTCACCGGCCATACGCAGGACGATCAGATTGAGACATTCTTGATGCGCAAGGAGCGCAGTCACCACGCTGAAGCAAGAGGGCTTGCCGCGATGGCCGCACGCTCCTGGCTCGAAGGCATGCGACTTGAGGACTCGGCCGAACTGATCCGGCCACTGCTGAGCGTGTCGCGGCAGGCTTTGCGTGAGGTGTTGCAGAAAAAGGCCATTTCGTGGATTGACGACCCAAGCAACAGCAACACCGATTATGAGCGTCCGCGTGTGCGACTGGGTGGCGCTGCTAAAGCGGATGGACAGATTGTTCTTGCGCAGATCGCACTGGCGCGCGCCGCACGCAAACGGGATAATGCCGCGCTGGTCGCGGCTCTGGCTGACCCGAACAGCCTTCGCATAGATGATTGCGGGGCTATGGAAATCGATCCCGCGATCTATGCGGCTTTACCGGAGACGGTTCAGGCGCTTTTTTCGGGCGTGGTCACATCCGTTGCAGGTGGACGGCGTTTTCTGCCAGGGCACGCCGAGCGTTTGCGGATTGCCCGCCTTCTCGCAGGCGAGGGGAAGACGGAAAAATTAACGATGCTTGGTGCGTTGATTGCGCAGGGCAAAGCTGATCTTCCACACCGGTTTGGCAGAGAAAGGCGAAATCTCCCGGTCAATCCGCTTAACGCGGATAAAACTTGCATATGGGATGGACGCTTCCGCTTACGAAATACTGGAAAGATATCTTATGAGGTTGCCGCGCCCGGTCGCCAGGTGATTGCAGACTTTCTTTCCGCGCATGGCGGTGAGGCGTTAGGCTCCCGGCAGCGCGAAGCGCTTCTTGTTCTGCCCGCGCTTTTTAAAAATGATAAACTGGCTGCTTTGCCATTTTGGCCGCTAAGCGGTATTCCCGAAGGTGTGACAATAGAACGGCACTTTGCGCTCTTCGATCATGTTTTACCGGGGTATGATTTCGCACTTGCTGCGGCAGTCGAGGAACGTATTGGACGTGAATGCGGCCCGATTGTCTGA